The Toxorhynchites rutilus septentrionalis strain SRP chromosome 1, ASM2978413v1, whole genome shotgun sequence genome contains the following window.
aatgtgacaattgtcatctcacctcacacgccgcgtagaatcaggccgattATCACTGGCAGttaaatgacattaaaactacagaAAATAACCGAAATTGAAGGATAGTTATGACTACGAATAGGAGAATGAAAATAGCATATTTTTATCACTCTTCTGGGTACGTTCAATAGAAAGAGAGAACATTTAAATATTCAACTGACGGTCGTGTTCTCGACTGTGCatttatttctgatgtgactgttGGAGCCGAGCAACGCATTATTGGTCACGTTCACAGTACATATTGAACCGTAACTTTCGCGCAAGGGCAGTATGACATGGTGATCATCAAAACTGTCGATCGTTTACAACACTGCTTCTCGGACATAAATGACGCTAGAATCTATCGAGGTGCTAACATGGAGTCGGGCTACCACCTAGTAGTGATGGTTGAGATGCGCTGTCATAATGGATAATGGAAATTACGCCAAGCCGGATTTCAAACAATTCCCACATCAAGGTTAACTGGGTACCGCAAAAGAAGAGAaagtgaaacaaaaatgttagtttccgaaaaaaaagtacttggtttacGAGCCGATTTATATTTGTGGACTGAAAAGCGATTTTTCCGTAACTGGCCCCACAATCAGaatatttatgtaaaaaaatgttcactacGAGAAAAAGAAGTTTGAAAAACATCCTGTCACAGTCGATCATCATCCACCCGAGGAGAAATACCTTCCAAGTGCGCCAGAGCTGCacctaattgaaaaatattgcggAACCTCAAGAGCACTCCGAAAACAGTTTGAAATGAACAACAGTGTAAAGTAAAATGACGTGCACCATCTAAGAAGGTGGATACTATAGCGGTACAAAATCTGACGGAAGGTGTGAAACGTGTAGCCGTAAAATCGGAAGCCTTTCCGCCAGTTCGCACTTGGAAAATCGGAAACCTTTTCAAATAATGTTCCTGTAGTTTGCTGTTAATGAACTTTAAAATGAAGTGAAGATTGATGCTTTTGTGCTGAATGTTGTGCATAAAATCCGTTTGGAGCCACTCGAATGACTATGGATACAAAAAGGAGCTCTGTCACATGAGTTAATGTGGAACGGAATTTCCATCTATGAATAGCTGCTGAATTGCAACAcaatcgatccaattttgaaGCGGGTTGTGTTTGGTAGTGGGAAGTTGAATGTCAAGCGCCAGgtttttgctgtgtgtttggtgagatCGGCAGGAAATCATATATTGTGATCCGGGcctgtagttttgttttgaccgaaaaatggaaaaagagcaaTATCTGTCGGTGATTCGATTCTTGTTTTTGGAAGGGAAATCGGGCAGTGAAATCAAAGAGCGCTTGTATGCTGTATACGGTGACACTTCTGCTTCTCCATCAAAAATTGGTTTAACGAGTTTCAACGTGGTCGAACGTCGGTTTTTGATGAGCCATGCCCAGGTGCCCCGAAAACGGCTACCACGAAGGATAACGTGACAAAAAACCACGATCTCGTATTGGCAGACCGCCGATTGAATGTGCGCGAGATAGCTGAAACAGTAGGCATCTCAAAAGATCGAGTGGTTCATATCCTGCATTAAGTCGGCGCGATGGGTGCGGCCTTTGCTCACTCCGGACAACAAGCGCAACCGTGAGACCACTTCAGAGCAGTTTGACCCTATTTAAGCGCAATCCGAAAACTGTCCTATCGGACGGAAAGGTGATGGCCACCGTTTTCTGGAATTCACAAGGTGTGATCTACATCGACTACCTGGAGAAGGGCAAAACTGTCACAGGGCTCTACTATGCCGAATTATTGGGCCGATTCGATGCCGAATTGCAGAAAAAACGACCCCATTTGCCGAAGAAAACAGTGCTCTTCCACCATGACAACGCACCGGCTCACAcctccgccgtcgccacggccaaattgatcGAATTGCACCAcaaactgctgccccatccaccgtattctccagatttggccaagtgcgactttttttttgtttccaaacctgaaaaagtcactcgacgggcagaaatttgagtcgaatgaggaggtcattgccgccacggaggcctactttgcagacctcgagaaaacgtatttttcagatggattaaagaggTTTGAACATCGCTGGGTCTGGTGTAttgagctaaaaggagactatgttgagaaataaatggccatttttcaaatttctgtttttttttgtaggctaagtacttatcggactgccctcgtatctCTGGAAACCCAGAAAAATGAagcggttctatagttatgaaacgcagtgtatttgtGATATAATCCTCTCTAAAGTGGCTAAATCGAGAAAGCTATCTGTTTCTTTTTCCTCTCGGCTTTACGGAGGATCACATCAGCTGTAACAGTTATTATCCAACAGatcattaataattttttcttcCACCAGAAAACCCCCGCCGATCATCGCTGGGACGAAACACCGGGTCACAAGGGCAGCGAAACTCCCGGCGCCACTCCAAGCGTCCGGATCTGGGACGCCACACCGGCCCACTCGGGAACTACTCCTGGACGGGAAACGCCAGCGGAGAAATCAACCCGCCGCAATCGCTGGGATGAAACGCCGAAAACGGAACGAGAAACACCGGGCCATTCGTGGGCGGAAACACCACGAGCCGATCGGGGTCCAACCGATAGTGTGATGGATAGCACCACTCCTGCTTCCAAGCGTCGTTCCCGGTGGGACGAGACACCTTCCAATGCAACCCCCTCGGCAATGACTCCCTCGATTGCGATGACCCCGACACCGCACGCTACCCCGGGACACGCCACGCCACTACTAACACCCGGTGGGACCACTCCGATTGGGCACAAGGCGATGGCCATGGCGACACCTACACCGAGCCATTTGGCTGCAATGACACCGGAACAGCTTCAAGCATACCGTTGGGAGAAAGAAATCGACGAACGAAACAGACCATTCAGCGATGAGGAACTGGACTCTATGTTCCCACCGGGATACAAGATTTTGCCCCCACCGGCAGGATATATCCCAATTCGGACGCCAGCCAGAAAGTTGACCGCCACGCCGACACCAATGGCTGGAACCCCCGCTGGATTCTTCATCCAGGCCGAGGACAAGAGCGCGAAGTTTATCGACAACCAACCGAAGGGCAATTTACCGTTTATGAAACCGGAGGACGCACAGTACTTCGACAAGTTGCTGATCGACGTCGACGAGGAAGCCCTCAGTCCGGACGAACAGAAGGAGCGGAAGATTATGAAACTTTTGCTGAAGATCAAGAACGGAACGCCCCCAATGCGAAAGGCTGCTCTGAGACAGATAACCGATAAAGCACGCGAGTTCGGCGCCGGTCCCCTCTTCAATCAAATCCTCCCCCTGCTGATGAGTCCCACGCTGGAAGATCAAGAGCGTCACTTGCTGGTGAAAGTCATCGATCGAATTCTGTACAAGTTGGACGATTTGGTTCGTCCGTACGTCCACAAGATTCTGGTCGTCATCGAACCGCTGCTGATCGATGAAGATTACTACGCTCGCGTGGAGGGTCGTGAAATCATTTCCAATCTGGCGAAGGCTGCCGGTTTGGCCACTATGATTTCCACAATGAGACCCGACATCGACAATATCGATGAGTACGTGCGTAACACAACGGCTCGTGCTTTCGCGGTGGTAGCTTCCGCTCTTGGCATTCCATCGCTGCTGCCCTTCTTGAAGGCCGTATGCAAGAGTAAGAAATCCTGGCAAGCGCGTCACACCGGTATCAAAATCGTTCAGCAGATCGCAATCCTCATGGGGTGTGCCATTCTGCCCCATCTGAAATCACTGGTGGAAATCATCGAGCATGGTTTGGTTGATGAACAGCAGAAAGTTCGTACTATTACTGCGTTGGCGTTGGCTGCGCTTGCTGAAGCTGCCACTCCGTACGGTATCGAATCGTTCGATTCGGTGTTGAAACCGCTGTGGAAAGGTATCCGAACTCACCGTGGCAAAGGTCTGGCCGCTTTCCTGAAAGCCATTGGCTATCTTATCCCGCTGATGGATGCCGAGTACGCCAATTACTACACCCGAGAAGTGATGTTGATTCTGATCCGGGAGTTTCAATCGCCCGACGAGGAAATGAAGAAGATTGTGTTGAAGGTTGTGAAGCAGTGCTGCGCCACCGACGGTGTGGAAGCGCAGTACATCAAGGAGGAAATTCTGCCGCACTTCTTCAAACACTTCTGGAACCATCGGATGGCGCTGGATAGGCGCAACTATCGGCAGCTGGTGGATACGACGGTGGAGATCGCGAACAAAGTGGGCGCCTCGGAAATCATCAATCGAGTGGTGGACGATCTGAAGGATGAGAACGAGCAGTACCGCAAGATGGTGATGGAGACCATCGAGAAGATTATGGGGAATCTGGGGGCGGCGGATATCGATTCGAGGCTGGAGGAGCAGTTGATCGATGGTATTCTGTACGCCTTCCAGGAACAGACCACCGAGGATGTGGTCATGCTGAATGGTTTCGGCACGATCGTGAATCAGCTCAGCAAACGGGTCAAGCCGTACTTACCGCAGATTTGTGGTACCATTCTGTGGCGGTTGAACAACAAGTCGGCGAAAGTGCGACAACAGGTGAGTTCCAGGATAACGTTGAATGATAAAATACATAGTTGGATGAGTTATCATGGTGGCCATAGTaaagggtaaatgatcttggtttgtccaatttagggcgttttcacgcaactagtaaatgtaaatcgatttttcttcatgaaaatcacgtATAATGAATACGAATTCGGGTTTGTTGAAacgccccaagtctctagttgctaatactaccataaggcgttacaattatttgaatttttgtgttttttaacgattttcctcaaagagaaattatgatcatggtttgtccaaaaaaaatatggtctgtccggttttagaaatcactatttttgaatgaaaaaattcgaattttaaagtagatgttgcatttatcatagtttgagtttactgtcatcatattgaacTATTCacaatttaggctttcttcagaatattgccttttcttgggcatttcaaAAAGGTTCacacttaaggtgaaggtggaagctagccacaaatggctgccacgatggcgctcatttctttcatctacctccctcacctctcgcccgaaaatcaataattttgcgaaacagtgtgaagaaaatgatcgttttcgcacacttcccatcaagtaatatcaaccaaactctaatcgattactcacaagatattaaattttcatctgctttcgcaccgtatagtgaagaacgtcggaaaactcgagcaagtgctctgaaagttaaattttcgtttttcaatcttctgcaatggttttgtttgtattggtggaagcatcgttattttttcgacactgatgccaaacaacatcatcgaaacagctataaaaaccactcaataaaatgttattccggagtcatagcgtcccatgtcatgaaaatcaatagaataaaattgtgttgatatcaatgcaattattatttttacgtttaatgggtctataatgtaagttttagcaactttaacattgggtaagaaaattgtattgcagagctcggaacactgccacggctgccaatgctttcaaaaacagtaaacggaaaagtattaaattcaatcttaaTGCCtcggctttccaacgtgaatatgtgaaaacaatacgatcaacgaaggaaaatattaaggaattgtcaacatcgagttactatgcggaagaacttgttaataccaaaagtgccccaattcgcatgtgttataaatttgctcatgttacgctcgcgtataatcagaatcttatgcaaatgcaccttctatatatatatttatatttgcaattgttcatcggaacatatcgttcatacattttactttagtattgaattgttatttgttttttttttcaaatgtattcaaagaatcgtgtcaatgaagcgccacacagtctgataagtgaattgatctatttacgtgtgctttgctcttctctcacaaacactattaccccatttttacacgagggtttacctatactactacaatggctagcttccaccttcaccttaacacagagaaactttatttctgctgtgcgcgaaggacacaataaacaaactgcagcgtgccaagcggttgccatagaaatcatgtggacaaaacgatattagtgaatcggacaactcatgatcagaattgaggtcatctaaatgcgttaattacatggtttagctatgtaaatctgatacaaatggtgtacaatcatgatgtttacaacatttgtaagtgttataatccagaaaaggtctgaatacgtgctaAATAATCATCTGGCGATTGATTAAAAgatagctcaaatgaggggcgcattaacACCAATAGACGGTGGACTTTATAAACTTCTAAAATATGTGAATCCGTTCTGTATATTCTGTAAAACTACTGTaattcatgaaaaagacaatttcatttatatgttttgaaacattccaatacctgatttgacaaacgTGCGCTGAGCATtcaagcattcaaaaaagtggacaaaccatgatcatattttcgactggacaagccaaaatcatttaccttttGGATTTTGTGCTATGGTAGTTTATAAATATTGAAGCGAAGCGAAGCCTTCGTTCGTGTGCTTTTTGTGTACacccagattttttttacgcgggggttacgtacctcgtaaaaaacgcgttaattggaaaatccgcgtaaaaaaaaccatgtcacctaataatagatatcaaatgggactatccttacgtagaacggaagtaaaaagttgattgTTACTCGCATccgctgttgctagaagattcttTTGTGAtgtgtacactctactgccgaggcacgtgcagtaccactgttggacctaAGCtaagagctaagtagacagggaaatccattcacgaatcgctgcccgtaaaaaccccgcccCGTTGTACAGCCCGCTGAGCTGCCCGTTAACACCTAAAATCTACGtcagaatcgtgataaggtgcagcACTTATTTctttcataagcgctaagctccgttcaAGCATTAATTActgtaatatgctctgaggaaacataagagaaaaatgtgagctgagggggagatgtgatattgcactggtcttttcttacgcgggtaccgcgttaattggaaaatcagcgtaaaaaaaaatcgcgttaattggaaaatccgcgtaaaaaaaattatcggaggttgtgttcaagacacgaccgctttgttgacgtagaacagtagttaaattcaagtcgcttgtttataacagatattattttataatactacgaaaaatttgaaattaccattctaccagtttgatcgccctgaaatgtttttattgtagaatcatttgacgataattgtttgatgattcattcttgtgctcgcggAACAATagatgctcgagataagcgcagctgtcaacCTTAgttgagaaagttttgctactggcaagcgaaaccaaatcacatacaaaattccagaacgactattactttcttggtgactaaataaacaaaataaactctatctgttaatctcaacaacctcgaaaagaataGCACTGctccattatgatcaagattagcccaaatgcaatcctagttgaaagcagttttgcgactggcacgcgagcccaaatgaATTGATAACTGAATATAActcattgaataacttggttttCCCCAAACATTTTTTGGATGCACAACCTTATCAcactgcttcaccatagcgtcagttcaatgcattgatgacataAAACAATCaaagcagagattcattactaatacccaagcgtaaatatttccctccccctatctcccctccttgttcatatttatcattacaactgcataatttgccaaacaatcatcaatcatagcataaaaaattaggcggttgttgcatcgttacagggcacacgggagcagatacaaatggggtttcagcgtagcgaagatgcactatttttacgtacgggttaagaagcacgcacgtacgcatacaaatatccatatatcgatggcttgaacttactaaatatacacacacttatcttctttttgcactcttctcaacagaagccctttctgttaatattgccagtctagattagcttagctgtcatcctctATGgaaagagttttcctaccgtcatgcgaaaccaaatcactgacaaaattccagaacatttattttcttggtgagctgacgttagcctagcttgatgattctccacacaattgtgtagctcagaaccttaatgcaatggcgtcagtttggtgCAATGATTGTAataccagagacatcagcgtgtgagtaatttggtcgcgtccacaactcaatccgaaacgaagacatgtgatgacgtaaaacaaggaagaacaagcgatattcattgctttgaatacagaatgaTACTGAATGTTTGCCTTCCTTGCTTGCCTGTGACTAtaaacttctttagttcattcgtctctaaccttcaaaaaggcccttggaaaactttactttatccatcatattactcctccacccccattgccttgagaaagacattcgatccctcgccgaccagctcgcccagcaacgatgtagTTCAGTCGaattcctcacgaagaatgaaagtttgtctcagcgagatccactgtttatactctaggtaaatattccccttcgttcttcttcttttcctttgtacaCGGAGACttaacatcttacgatttccccttcgttgctcgtcgaaaagttactcgttattgacaactctgttccggaaagcacacaaatggacagaacaaatgtaggaGGAATGGCGaaagcttccaattttcatcaatttaaaccatatacagattatgggattgtaatgtatagcatatcaaacaaatcttatggaatttccgattcgtttggtatgtaaatcgccaaaatccgttcgtggcaaaatagttattaacgttaacttcatttcataaaaacgtgacctgttttctgatttggcacccttaatgaaagacgtagttctacgtcaaaaacatcgtaaaaaaaaccgcgtaaaaaaacctgggtgtattatAATCAGGATAAGCAGAGAGACGGTTGCCACAGCAGCCGGTTCTCGTttaattttgcattttttcgcCTTCCCCGGCGTGCTTTTTTGTTGTACAGCAGTCGCGGCGATTCATTTATTgttaactagctgacctggtGAACTTCGTCCCTCCCGAGAAGAATTTTTTGTTAAGAATACTTTCAAATATTCAAGTTTtcttatttttcgattttcagaaaacttaaattttgacatctgcgacaatagtaaatgaagtccgaatgagctaatattttgcagagggtattttatcgtgcaaatcaacatttcgcagggagtcccgtatgaaaaatcgatatgatgattttcattggcaccagtgtttggatttcgatcaacatcgaatgatacacaatgtgccatgcaagtaacctctcacgaatatATAACCAAACATGGGTGGGtcgttcagatacttgtatgaataagaaatataatttgactacccttcccttagcttctatctatctataatCATATAGTCATATAGAGACTTGTcgatcaggatctgctacattagctgaatatgaatcattcgctttgcgtagtccgtatgatcctgctgtttcatgatgcatggagcggttcgatatgtatatgttagaggcaaagaagaaaataaactttctgcaccgaaagcgtacatGACGGTTTTGCTTGCGTGCTGGCGTATTATGAAGCGTGAATcgaagcagagttgtctcgttctcttttgtgtcgtgatttgtagcacataacaacaacaaaatgtcactgggggaaatgatttctgtaaaATTATACTTGAACGAACGAACGCGATTTATTCAGTGAAATttgctccgacttgcactgcgatcacgcgtattctagagcttgccactcagatgcattcaaggcgtgttatttggcatagaaatccaAACTgagtactagtaaaaatgacgcaagtaatactacgttgagacggcgaagttcctctaggaacgttagtgccatttaaaaagaagaagtagaagaagaTCAATTGGCAAACCCTGATTGGTACCCTAagccatacgttttgcctcgtattccggaaAAAACGACAAAGTCCCAGAGCGacgttttttttcgagatgacagtagatctcgacgtttcatgcaatttgaagacatttggcatcaacatttttttttcgaaaacttcgattccctttactctccccttgggtgatttttcgattttcaaaaaactcaaactttgaccgctttgcgatactagtaaatgaagtccgattgagctgatattctgcatagggtagtttttcgtgggaatcaacttttttaatcaagttcgctttgaaaattcgagggtcactttttcccatacatccattggcactctaatgtacacGATCGCCCGTAATAGATATTCATAACCGCTCAtgaaaattcattgtgaatataGTCTGAGGAAACTGATCAGCAGCAAAACAACTGCAAAGAGTTATGGAAGATTTCGAAATCTTTATTGGAACCTAGTAAtagcaaaccgcggtccataatCTTGAATGGAACCGTGAGCAGCCTAAACAGACTATTGTATCTAAGTTTgctttaatttggtatgtcgatcatctggtcTGTACTTCAAAGCAATAAATgtaacaacacttacagaattcagAAGGCACTGCATTTCTCGCGATAAAGCTGTAttttctgaaatattttttttatttcttgagaTTTCTTTATCCcgtctgtttattttattaggctcatttagcaattcagctgtaacagagccgaattcattcgtgtatatttttatctcatgttgtatattacacagtagctatttttggcgtaagagtattcctattctatcgatgcaacAGGCCGTGaccaaccaattaggctacgaagacccccttgacGAAAATTGTAACttacgaaatatttttttaacggaTAGTGCTGTGTCGAAAATTCTCTTTTTACTACTATTTGTTTTAAATTGGTAATTACCGAGTGTCTTTCCTCAAACAtctgtaggggaaggtggtGGGACTATCATCGTCAAAAAATAGCATGCTtacaaccttttttttcattccacaGGCGGCGGATTTAATCTCCCGCATAGCGGTGGTCATGAAAACCTGTCAGGAGGAGAAGCTGATGGGACATTTGGGTGTCGTCCTGTACGAGTATTTGGGCGAGGAATATCCCGAAGTGTTGGGTTCCATCCTCGGAGCTCTGAAAGCAATCGTCAACGTTATCGGTATGACCAAAATGACGCCTCCCATCAAGGATCTCCTGCCCCGATTGACACCCATCCTAAAAAATCGCCACGAAAAGGTACAGGAAAATTGTATAGATTTGGTGGGACGTATTGCCGATCGTGGGCCGGAGTACGTGTCCGCCCGTGAGTGGATGCGAATCTGTTTCGAGCTGTTGGAGCTGCTGAAGGCTCACAAAAAGGCTATTCGGCGAGCCACGGTGAACACCTTTGGTTACATCGCTAAAGCTATTGGGCCGCATGATGTGTTGGCCACGCTGCTGAACAATTTGAAGGTTCAGGAGCGTCAGAATCGTGTTTGCACCACGGTCGCCATTGCCATCGTGGCGGAAACCTGTCGACCGTTCACCGTGCTGCCCGCGTTGATGAACGAGTACCGAGTGCCGGAGTTGAACGTTCAAAACGGTGTCCTCAAGTCGTTGTCATTCCTGTTCGAGTACATCGGAGAGATGGGTAAGGATTACATCTACGCCGTGTGTCCTCTGCTAGAGGATGCCCTGATGGACCGGGATCTGGTCCATCGACAGACCGCTTGCGCCGCAATCAAGCACATGGCCCTGGGAGTGTACGGTTTTGGCTGTGAGGATGCGCTCATTCATCTGCTGAACTACGTTTGGCCCAACATATTCGAGACGTCCCCCCATCTGGTTCAGGCCTTCATGGACGCCGTGGAGGGCTTGCGGGTCGCGCTGGGACCCATCAAGATCCTGCAGTACACCCTCCAGGGGCTGTTCCATCCGGCACGGAAAGTGAGGGACGTTTATTGGAAGATTTACAACTCGTTGTATATAGGGGCGCAGGATGCGCTTATCGTGGGTTACCCCCGCATCACGAATGACCCTCAGAATCAGTATATAAGATACGAGTTGGATTATAACATTTAGGGCGGCACTCCCTCGCGCGCCGTATtgattgtgaaacaaaacaaatttatcATTACCTAATAACGTATAATTAAACCTGTCCGTAGAGTGTTGCAGAGAATCCGCAGAATAGCTGTTTTCGAAAGAAAGTTCCTTGAAGTGAAAACaaatccaatatttttcgaATAGATGGCGTTAGAAAAACAATATTAATCTGATTGCTAGACACAATTTTGTTTGAGCAAGTGTCAAAGATGGAAACCTGCCCAGAGAAAATATGTCATACTGTACGGTTTTACTTCGATTGAGGCCAAGACAACTTTGCCAGTGTTTGTTCCCAGTGTCCGAATAGAACCTGGAGGACGTTTCTTCGTCGCTTCTTCTAATGTTACTATCATCAGTATCACATTCATCGGTACGGCATTGGAAATAAAAAGTGAACAACTGGTATCTTTTACTACTAGTAACGTATAATCGAATATTAACAATAAAGTAGGAGATTCGATCATCCCTATATAATCTAGTCAGGATACCTTGAAGCAACAAATATAACTACACTGCTTATTCACGCTTATTTACACGATAGCAAATTTCGTCTGAAGCTCTGTCGAGTAGctgtcaaaaataaaaaaggtttgGTTCAAGGTAGAAACATAAGATACTTCGGAACTATGTAAATATT
Protein-coding sequences here:
- the LOC129763021 gene encoding splicing factor 3B subunit 1 isoform X2, which translates into the protein MENIPRTHEDIEAQIRDIQTKKKEVIAEAAKDKGVGLLESGYYDSELYDGGNAKSKYEGYVTSIAPNDDVDDDEDDGIPLGRGNRPAGYTAPAALLNDVAQPEKDYDPFADRRRPTVGEKEDEYRQKRRRLVISPERIDPFADGGKTPDIGSRSYTEIMREQMLKGEEVELRKKIQEKAKDGSLKVTSSSNGDASKPAPVEAKKRGRWDQTVEEAFVPPKKVAVPATPTWDAEKTPADHRWDETPGHKGSETPGATPSVRIWDATPAHSGTTPGRETPAEKSTRRNRWDETPKTERETPGHSWAETPRADRGPTDSVMDSTTPASKRRSRWDETPSNATPSAMTPSIAMTPTPHATPGHATPLLTPGGTTPIGHKAMAMATPTPSHLAAMTPEQLQAYRWEKEIDERNRPFSDEELDSMFPPGYKILPPPAGYIPIRTPARKLTATPTPMAGTPAGFFIQAEDKSAKFIDNQPKGNLPFMKPEDAQYFDKLLIDVDEEALSPDEQKERKIMKLLLKIKNGTPPMRKAALRQITDKAREFGAGPLFNQILPLLMSPTLEDQERHLLVKVIDRILYKLDDLVRPYVHKILVVIEPLLIDEDYYARVEGREIISNLAKAAGLATMISTMRPDIDNIDEYVRNTTARAFAVVASALGIPSLLPFLKAVCKSKKSWQARHTGIKIVQQIAILMGCAILPHLKSLVEIIEHGLVDEQQKVRTITALALAALAEAATPYGIESFDSVLKPLWKGIRTHRGKGLAAFLKAIGYLIPLMDAEYANYYTREVMLILIREFQSPDEEMKKIVLKVVKQCCATDGVEAQYIKEEILPHFFKHFWNHRMALDRRNYRQLVDTTVEIANKVGASEIINRVVDDLKDENEQYRKMVMETIEKIMGNLGAADIDSRLEEQLIDGILYAFQEQTTEDVVMLNGFGTIVNQLSKRVKPYLPQICGTILWRLNNKSAKVRQQAADLISRIAVVMKTCQEEKLMGHLGVVLYEYLGEEYPEVLGSILGALKAIVNVIGMTKMTPPIKDLLPRLTPILKNRHEKVQENCIDLVGRIADRGPEYVSAREWMRICFELLELLKAHKKAIRRATVNTFGYIAKAIGPHDVLATLLNNLKVQERQNRVCTTVAIAIVAETCRPFTVLPALMNEYRVPELNVQNGVLKSLSFLFEYIGEMGKDYIYAVCPLLEDALMDRDLVHRQTACAAIKHMALGVYGFGCEDALIHLLNYVWPNIFETSPHLVQAFMDAVEGLRVALGPIKILQYTLQGLFHPARKVRDVYWKIYNSLYIGAQDALIVGYPRITNDPQNQYIRYELDYNI
- the LOC129763021 gene encoding splicing factor 3B subunit 1 isoform X1, with amino-acid sequence MFVFARRPETIAIYIEAQIRDIQTKKKEVIAEAAKDKGVGLLESGYYDSELYDGGNAKSKYEGYVTSIAPNDDVDDDEDDGIPLGRGNRPAGYTAPAALLNDVAQPEKDYDPFADRRRPTVGEKEDEYRQKRRRLVISPERIDPFADGGKTPDIGSRSYTEIMREQMLKGEEVELRKKIQEKAKDGSLKVTSSSNGDASKPAPVEAKKRGRWDQTVEEAFVPPKKVAVPATPTWDAEKTPADHRWDETPGHKGSETPGATPSVRIWDATPAHSGTTPGRETPAEKSTRRNRWDETPKTERETPGHSWAETPRADRGPTDSVMDSTTPASKRRSRWDETPSNATPSAMTPSIAMTPTPHATPGHATPLLTPGGTTPIGHKAMAMATPTPSHLAAMTPEQLQAYRWEKEIDERNRPFSDEELDSMFPPGYKILPPPAGYIPIRTPARKLTATPTPMAGTPAGFFIQAEDKSAKFIDNQPKGNLPFMKPEDAQYFDKLLIDVDEEALSPDEQKERKIMKLLLKIKNGTPPMRKAALRQITDKAREFGAGPLFNQILPLLMSPTLEDQERHLLVKVIDRILYKLDDLVRPYVHKILVVIEPLLIDEDYYARVEGREIISNLAKAAGLATMISTMRPDIDNIDEYVRNTTARAFAVVASALGIPSLLPFLKAVCKSKKSWQARHTGIKIVQQIAILMGCAILPHLKSLVEIIEHGLVDEQQKVRTITALALAALAEAATPYGIESFDSVLKPLWKGIRTHRGKGLAAFLKAIGYLIPLMDAEYANYYTREVMLILIREFQSPDEEMKKIVLKVVKQCCATDGVEAQYIKEEILPHFFKHFWNHRMALDRRNYRQLVDTTVEIANKVGASEIINRVVDDLKDENEQYRKMVMETIEKIMGNLGAADIDSRLEEQLIDGILYAFQEQTTEDVVMLNGFGTIVNQLSKRVKPYLPQICGTILWRLNNKSAKVRQQAADLISRIAVVMKTCQEEKLMGHLGVVLYEYLGEEYPEVLGSILGALKAIVNVIGMTKMTPPIKDLLPRLTPILKNRHEKVQENCIDLVGRIADRGPEYVSAREWMRICFELLELLKAHKKAIRRATVNTFGYIAKAIGPHDVLATLLNNLKVQERQNRVCTTVAIAIVAETCRPFTVLPALMNEYRVPELNVQNGVLKSLSFLFEYIGEMGKDYIYAVCPLLEDALMDRDLVHRQTACAAIKHMALGVYGFGCEDALIHLLNYVWPNIFETSPHLVQAFMDAVEGLRVALGPIKILQYTLQGLFHPARKVRDVYWKIYNSLYIGAQDALIVGYPRITNDPQNQYIRYELDYNI